CAGTTCATTTTGggttcattcatttcattatgaAAACTTGGATTGCCATTATTCTCACTGCTTTTGCAGTGGGAGCCTCAGCTCAAAATGTAAGAGTCTTTCTTGTTATccagtaacatttttttcatgttacaaGTAGTGACATGTTGGTGATGTTGGTGgctagagaaagaaagaagaaattgtgaattatttatatttgattatAGTAGTTATATGGATATGGATATGGATATATTATAAAGATAACTTTGTATACAAAAGTTGATTTGATCTAATTATAGTTACCACATGTTTTGGTTTGGGGACAGCAGATATTCAGAGCTCCTAAGTCAAAATGAGTCTTCACTGATTTCATTATTTAGAGTCTGATGCATTGCTTGCCTTGTTTCACAAACTTATATTTCTTTGGAATTGATGCAGTTCTGGAAATAACAGACTCGACAATGCAGCCCCATGTGTAGGCCGTAACATTAAAGGTGGGGATCTATTAGCAGAAATATAATAGTAgaatataatatacaaaaatatgttttctttaagTGTGTAATCATGTAAAACTAATCATCGTTGCATTTTTGTTCGCGCTTCTATGAGCAGTTTATATCTGCATAGGAGAGGTTCCTCTTCCACAGAGTCCATGTTGCACCATCATGTTTTTACAGTAGCACATTAACAGTACCAGTGTCTGCCATTGCTTATAGTTTTACAGATTAACTACTAAATACAACAtctaaatatacagtgtttcctctgtggtgaATGTGTGGGGGTGGGTTGACATGGTTATTCAATAATcaatgataattaaaaaaaaaacttgcaggAGAGGACTCTAGCTTTCCTGttatcagcagcagagccactgcTGTCAAAGTGCATACGTTTAAAATGACTTTCAGACATTTGGGGTAACGTCTGTCATTGATGATTTTAAAGACACTTAATAACGCTTGTGGGCTTTTCTTGTGTTTAACATAAtgtctcctgtcctcctccattccgtgtgtgtggatgagctactcacacacacatgtgaaacaggaaaagaggagataaacacataagtgacaacaaaacacagttttcttGACAGAGTAGCCTAGTCAATGCGGTAGCTGATGCTGTTTTATCATATGTCAGCCAATATAGACTCTACAGCCCAAAAACAGAATGTTACAATAATCAAGTCTTGATGAGATAAATGTGTGAATTAGAAGTTCATCATCTGCCATGGAAAGGGAACACTGAATCTTACCTATGACGTGTAGGTGAAAAAAGGTGTCCTGACatctttaatatgctgattgAAGGAGAGAGCAGGGTCAAATGTGACACCCCAGATTATTGGCTGTgttactttgagaaatcacatgGTTGTCAAAAAATTATTGTTACTTGATCAAATGCTTGTCTATTTTGTACTGGCCAATGACCAGCAAGTCAGAGAGTCATCAGCCTTTATGGCcacatatagctgggtatcatcagcgTAGCAGTAAAAATGAGACAAGAATCACAAAGTGcgaggagctggtggagacctaGTAAGTCATTTCATCCTCATCAGCAGTGTGGAGGGCTGGTATTAGGATGaatcatttaaatgttcaacactgaaatgtttaccttgatgtcattttcttttctccagctGGTCCGTATCCAGCTGACTCACAAACCAGTGACAACTCCACTGAATGCTCCCAATTTGAAGGCGTGAGTATATCTAACATTCCTCATTCATGAAAGAACTAAGAAAGTATAACCACATAGTTAGATTAAAGTGTCAATATTTCCTAATTGTAATACCTTGCCCTGATACAGTGCCATTGCGGATGCCATTCACAAGCGTTATGACAACTTCAACAAGGACATGGTGGAGGAAGTCCAGGTGAGTGCGTGTCCAActgggggggaaaaaacacgTAGTTTTGTCACAATACTACAAAGTCTTCATTCAGTATCCTAAAAAGACGCCACTAACTGAGTAACAAAacatcctgtctgtctttctgcagtATGACCCTGATGCCCGTCTCATTGTGGTGGATGTGAAGAAGCCAATGGGAGAACGCAAGAGTGACCTGACCAATATGGCCTATTACATGGAGAAAGATGTATGCTGAAGCTTTGTataatatactgaatatatatttctgttttctagAAGGCTTAAGGAGAGGCCTGGCAACTTACCCTGTCATTactcatcattttttttcttgtaggtCAAGATGCTGCCCCTGTTCAAGAACCAGGACAAGTTTGAGCCCACTGTGGGCAGCCAGAAGCTGGAGATGGAGAACATCCTGGTCTACTATGTGGATGAGAAGGCCCCCACTTTCACCACAGATAGGGCCTCTGGGGTGTTTTTGACCCTCAGACACTCTCACTCACATTGGTACTTGCTGCCTGCTGCTTCACAATCCTTCAGGTCAGCAACTGAAAAGAACAAGAGTGAGACAAAAGAGCTTAAGACATACTGAAACTGATTATCTTGTCAActcattttttttagaaaatgtttagaGGTCCAATATTTCAATTGATTAACTCCAGATAAAGTTTTGCAATATGcataatattttctttatttttaaaacatgtttatctcATTTTAAAGTAGGAATAAAGTCTCTCaaagtctttcttttttattatctttaattttgtttattcaatGTTTAACTCCATGAACACTTTCTgcaataaaatgttattgtctttttaatttcaaaaattCATCTCAAAAAGATATCTGACATGTCATCCACCTCTGTTCTTGAATTAGGAAGTAAAGTCTTGATTTGACCTAACTGCAGTGTATGGTATCTTCCttactgtattttgtgtttccaCAGCCTACTTCCATCCTACTGGAACAATGAATTGTAACAGTTAGGGTAACTCAGATAAATCTGTTATCCTGACTCACTACCCAGAGAACTCATTTTTCAATTAATCTCAAAATTAATGGAAGTTATCCAGAGTTCCTGTAAGTCCTTTATGCATTGATATAAATGTTTTGTCATCATTCTCTCAACCTAATATTAATCCATACTATGCATTTTGAACAACTGGACTCCTCTGAACCAATGTCCAAGTATTATCCCACTATAGGGAAAATTTGGTTGCAGCCAAGTGTTAAATATTCCATcataaatacaacataaaagaCAACATAGCTGTCAGAACACAACAATATAGTGCAATACGAAATCACTACATGTGAAGACAAAAAACTGCTCAGTACCAGCATTTGTGCAAATTCAGCCCACAAATTTTAGTGAAAACAAAAGAGTCTTTGAGTCCTATGAGTTGGGACTCTGTACCCTTTACCTGAAGGTAGAAACTCAAACTCCATCTGCAGGGTTGGTCAGTACAGTCCAATATGGTGTAGCCTCCCCTTGTGTCCTGGGCCCCGGTTTTTCAAAAGGTTTAATCTGGATAAAATTGATCTGGATTtggtaatccttttttttttttttttttttgccatccaTGATCACATAATCCATTTTACTTTTGAGACGgttttttcaaagcaacatcGGATTGGATCAATCTGATCCGGACAGAAACTTTTCAAGATCACCAAATCTGGATAACCAGCGCTCTAACAGGATAGGAAATCACAATGTAGAACTATAGATATGTAAAGAGCAACAAGCAGAATAGCCAGTGTGGGGTCAgtacaagtttatttttatttgaaacaaaaacacacacacacacaaaaaaaacaccctctTCCAGCAGTCCGCTCATCTGAGACCtacaacaaataataaaacattactCACAAACACTGTACATTGAGGATTAGAACAAGTTTCAAATATAGATGtattgaattaaataaaaaggtttaaTGTCAAATactcaacaataatttcagatCTTCATCTGATGTGGAGAGACCAGCTTGTCTGAGCTTGGCCTTTAGGAGGTGGATCTTAAGTCCGGCCTTGGTTTGCTGTAGTTTGGTGAGAGTCAGTTGTTCCGCTGCCAGACAAATTTGTACTTCTGCCCTTTCAGTCTCTTTTTGCAGAAGTGCCTTGTAATCATCATCTTTGTTTGATGAAGCAAACAGGATGTGCAATAAGGGACACAATAGTTAGACACtatttctgatttggatttgttttgccACCAGTGATGCCATTGACATTGCTTTGTTATTCTCTTTTATCATTGCATGCATCggtaaaaaaataatctaaaaacaaacaaaaatatctttgattgtgatgaatacacattaattaatgacagaattaaatatattatttgtggTCAATATTGACAGCTGTTTGGGGGATTATTTTATGAGGCCAAACTCTTTCTACTTTGCTGTAGGCCTATACTGAAAGGCTGAATATGTTATAGCCTACATAATCACTGTAGCCTGATGgatgaacaaatcaaattaaaaccttTTGAATAAATAGGATATCTTGTAGGCCATACTGCATGATCCAAATATAGTATTATTTGATACAATTTTGAAGTTTCATCATATTTTGGGCCTGAAATCCATGCTGAATCCACCCTTCTGATGGGATCAGTATAATCTAGAGTTTTTGGATCAAAGTGATCCCAATCCTACTAAAAAGTTCTAAAAACCCCAAACTAAAGGTTTGATCTGGATCAAAACCAAGATTGGATTACGTGATCTAATCCGATTACGTAATccgttttttcttttgaaaaacccATTTTCAAGATTTGATCCAATCTGTTATCCAAAATCTGAGCGGATTACTTTTGAAAAACTGTTCCCTGTTGGTTGCAAAGATCAGAAAGCTGAGCTTGATTCACCCCAGTAACTTTACTGGCCAGACTAACAAACTACAagaattattttttatcacaaaataaagacattgtTGTACCAAATCTtgctacatttttgtttttatttgctatttttttcacctttattaCTGAAgcatgttttacttttattacCTGCAGTAGAACTTCAGACCATGTGATGCAGTGTGACTGATCCAGATTTAGGAGAGGGTAGAGAGCTAGGATAAGTCAGTTTGGACCGAAAGACTATTCCTCTACCCAGCCTACTTCTGGCTAATGTCTGATCCAAGAAGATGGAATGGATGTGGTGGTACTCAGACTCACTCAGCAACAGGAGATTGAAGACAGTTGTGGCCACATCTTTGCACAGACTTAGCTTTGTTGCAATATCACAGATCAAGCTGTTGCACAGACAGACCATTGCCAAACCAATGGATTCCAGCAGAATGAGGGGATTGAGACTCTATTTGCAATGATAATGCCTGGTGCTCAGTGTGGATGGACAATGTTTACCAGATGTCAAGTTTTAACTCACcagtgtgttgctgttgtttacATTCCTCCAGATGcaaactcaaactcaaattTAATGTCTTTATGAGTGACATAGAGGGATtacatttgtaattttgttATATGATGATAATTAaattgaatcttgaatcttaaATTCCCAATGACAGAATGCTCAGACAGAGGTGGGAATGATATGGACAATGAACAACCTGTCGATACCACTGATGATACTGTGTGGGACTTTATTGAGACCACAGTAGAAGGACTTTCTCCAGGGGTCAGAGCCATTTTTATCAGATACTCTGTGGCAAGGCAAAGTCCCAGACTGAACATCATCAAAAAATACTGCATCTATGCTGAGACTGTTGTTCAGGATGAAAGAAATCAACAAATGAAGGAATCCAAAGCAACAGCTGAAAGGTTCCAGATGGTTCAGCTGGCTTATTATGCTCCAtctggaagagaaagaggaggaggcagaggcaaAAGCCTAGGACGAGGGACAGGCAGCAGCTTCTCTTTTTAGTACTGTACTGTTTGTCAGAAGTGTGGTCAACTGGGTCACTAGGCTACAGATCGCATGCCATAAGGCCAGAGGAATTGGATGGCAAGCGAGGAACATCGCTTCCACAACCTGTCAATGCGTCCATGAATAGATCATTTGGAGACAGGAATCAAATCATCACAAGGATAAAGACTGTGCAAGCCTCAAATCCTGCCTCCTTCAAGTGGAGTGTCAAAAACCCCTGATAAGTTACTTTTGATCTATAATGCCTTTCTCTCCATGATGTAATTAAGTTGTATCCTGTTGAATGTGAGGGTTTTGGTGTGTCAAATGTACACCATTCATTTATTGTCTGAGAATGTCCAGCAGATAAGGCCGGAAGAAACTTGCTATGTGTTGTAGGCCTGACTATTGTTTACACAAAAAATAGCTTGatattgaaaaaaatctgactccACAGTTCTTAGGTATGATTATTGTTGGAATATATAATATTGATCCTCTTCAGTTACACAGCAATTTTATTATTTCGATGAGGCCCATGGTGATGGAGTGTTTGTGGTGGACGACCAATGCACTTATGTAGCACATGAAGGTGCAAATCAACAATTTGAACAAAAGAAGATTGACACAGTGTTTAGAGGCCTGATTGTGTGGAATATGCATGGGGGAtcaaagtattattattatttacttagGTAGATCAGGATGCTGCTATTATGTTCACCTAACATTGGTAGTAAATGTAATTCAGATGAAAGATCAGTATGCCTCTTTACAGACAAATGTAGATGCAAACACCCTCAGAAGTAACTGGTAACATAAAGTGACAGATCTGCCCTCAGAGGTGCCTGTGCAAATAACACACACTCCTTTGTGAGCTGCTTGTAATTATCCTTAGCTTCCTATCTGTAGCCAGAGAAAAGGTTTTGTAATACTACCTGTTTGCCAAAGTAGCCTTCAGAGTGTggtttttaacatttaagttTCACAAACCATATTTACAGGAAAACACTATACCTTGTTTTATGGAAATTATGTCTGGCTTTAAGAGTGACAGTTTtgtgaaataaagaaatgtaatgCATGTATGAACATGTCTCAGTAAACCACCATATTTCTTCTCAACACTCCTCCCACCCCAACAGCACAGCATTTAGCATCCATACGTCATAAACTGACGGTAAATTACATAATGATtcttataaaatgaaaaaaaatctcatcagccatatttttacattgtgtggCCAAATTCTAAATTTAAACCATATGACTGAGACTTGCATATGTAATGCAGATTCATGAGATGAAGTACAGTACTGTGAAAAATTAAGATACATAATTCATATAATTTACCGTGCTTGTTAATCAATACCACACTGAATAAAGAGAACTTAACGTTTTAATAACTTGTCTTAAAgcctgaaaatacaaaatactttACACACATTGAATTATCTCTATCTTATATCACATTGATTTCTACCTCCTACACCTGACTTCAAATGAAGAATGCTGTGAATTAAAGAGGTCTAGTGATGAAGATCTTTCTGTTAAATTATTTCAAATaagtgatgatgtttttatcccACTCAGTGTACAGTGTTGGAGACTTATGGCATGTCTGTGACAGGCTTCAGTGTctttaaaggagtagtttgaGATTTTGGGAAATATGATCGATCCACTTGATCAATCCACTTGATTACTGAATGACATCTACTAATGACTGAGGCTAATGAAACTGTTGGTGAGAATATTTCTCAGACAGATAATCTCTATGAGAGCTGAGGCTGTGACTCAGCTTTGTCATGGAGTCGAGCATGACTCACAACACCTGAGAAATGTTTTCCCAACCTCTGGTTTCTGTTATGTACCTGCTCAGACagttgatgatgtcatcataTCTCAATTTTTCTTAGTTTGTAATAAACTAGATACATATTTAGACTTATTTTGTGCACATCTTAGGATATTTTAGCTGtatgtaataaaatatgaacaagAACACACAACTTTGGACACAGCTTAATGGTTTGAAAGTACCACATCATTGTAGATATGATGTGTAAAAAGCTATGGGGAAACCTACACAAGTATAAATACACATAGTACtaaaatattagaatattaCAATGGTACAATATAATATACTGGGAATCCATGAATACCATTATATAAGTGACTGTAAACTATCTGACGTGTTGTTATTATTGCCACTACTAAgactatcattattattaatactgtatattataaactatacagtataatatataCTAGTacatttgctttgctttccTATTTCTGTACAGTCTACTTTTGCTATTTTGCATGTTTATAAAGTATGTTTGTCCATTGTCTGTATCTGTATACTGTATCTCTGTCTATCTTTGAAATCCCataatactttttattttacactaaTAGAACATATAATATTTTTAAGGAAAAGGTAACTATAAACCGTAGCCCATAGAATTAGCCATGGTTTCACTATGATCACTGCCAAGAGGCAGAGTCTGTAGGAAGTGAACCACAAAACTACTGTATGCATAAAACTACTTTAAGACAGaggtgtgtttttcattgtttagtTTCTTCTAACCgaaaatattacacattttttctggacatttttgatttgttgatgagctaaaaaactaaaatgtcaacatgagagagagagcgagagagagagagagagagagaggggagatatCCAAATATGGTCATACCGGAAAACAGGTGCGTTTTTGTCCTACCATCCCCTCCCCCGTCTCTTCATCGACGTCATGAGACTACCCGTCTTATAAATTTACTTCATAGCTGCTCTGTATCAGTTCGACAAGAACACGTAAACGGTAATCAGTAATTATCTCTACATAGTTACTTAACTTAGGTAGTGCGCGCGCTGTTTTGAGTCCTTACTTTTGTGTGCGCGCGCTCCTTGAGTTTCTCTCTGAACAGGTTTGACCAGGATACACCTGCGGGAAGAAAAAGGAAGGTCTGTGAGCCTCCGCGGTATTCTTCACTTCATCTTTGACCTTTGTGGTCGACGGACGCACAGAAAACGACTAGGAAACTTTATTCTTGAATTCATTTTTGAGAATTTCATCATGAAAATTTGGATTGCTCTCGTCCTCGCTGCTTTTGCGGCGGGAGCCTCAGCTCAAAGCTGTAAGTAGTGTGATTTATTCAACTGTATCGGGCGAAAACGTCTTACAGAGCAGTTTTTGGCTTGGCATGCTCTTCGATAACCTCATTTAAATAGTACTGTTTAATACTCGAACTGCTTTAATTACGAAACAGGAACAATAAGGTGAAACATTAAT
This genomic stretch from Lates calcarifer isolate ASB-BC8 unplaced genomic scaffold, TLL_Latcal_v3 _unitig_4028_quiver_3687, whole genome shotgun sequence harbors:
- the LOC108895724 gene encoding epithelial cell adhesion molecule-like, producing the protein MSFSFLQLVRIQLTHKPVTTPLNAPNLKAAIADAIHKRYDNFNKDMVEEVQYDPDARLIVVDVKKPMGERKSDLTNMAYYMEKDVKMLPLFKNQDKFEPTVGSQKLEMENILVYYVDEKAPTFTTDRASGVFLTLRHSHSHWYLLPAASQSFRSATEKNKSETKELKTY